In Microcaecilia unicolor chromosome 1, aMicUni1.1, whole genome shotgun sequence, the following are encoded in one genomic region:
- the LOC115476068 gene encoding gastrula zinc finger protein XlCGF26.1-like — MREQRCFCDICEIFLSNHLTPKSHPRSDTENRPSTCTNYAKNVRQKRELKEQQKKCIKETFSTSEFEEDFSRKEELVYTSKEYGNSFTNGENITKHQKNNTDERLSSYPDCDKSFNQKENFIRNAKFYLGERLVSSTECDKSFTATGKLTIHQRIHSGLKRFLCTDCGKSFRLKNNMLMHQRIHTRVKPFACSEYDKRFTERGTFERHCRIHTGQKPFHCTECNKSFRRKAHLTVHQRVHTGMKPFNCTECNKSFRHKATLTIHQRIHTGLKPFNCTECNKSFTQKAILTVHQRIHMGVKPFTCSKCGKSFTEKRTLRRHWQIHTELKPFHCTECNKSFSRKANLTIHQRIHTGIKPFNCTECNKSFSLKANLTIHQRIHTGMRPFNCTECNKSFSRKADLTRHQRIHTGMKPFNCTECNKSFSLKAILTAHQRIHMGVKPFTCSKCGKSFTEKGTLRRHWRIHTELKPFHCTECNKSFNRKANLTIHQRIHTGVKPFNCTECNKSFSLKAYLTKHQRIHTGVKPFNCTECNKSFSEKAYFTRHQRIHTGMKPFNCTECNKSFSLKATLTVHQRIHM; from the coding sequence ATGAGAGAGCAAAGGTGTTTCTGTGATATTTGTGAGATATTCCTCAGCAATCATTTAACTCCGAAATCACATCCTAGATCTGATACAGAAAATAGACCATCTACATGTACGAACTATGCGAAAAACGTCCGTCAAAAGAGAGAACTAAAAGAACAACAGAAAAAGTGCATAAAAGAGACATTTTCTACATCTGAGTTTGAGGAAGATTTCAGTAGGAAGGAAGAGCTGGTGTATACAAGTAAAGAATATGGGAATAGCTTTACCAATGGAGAAAATATTAcaaaacaccagaaaaacaacaCTGATGAGAGATTATCTTCATATCCTGATTGTGACAAAAGCTTCAATCAGAAAGAAAACTtcataagaaatgcaaaattctACCTAGGAGAGAGACTAGTTTCCAgtactgaatgtgataaaagcttcactgCCACAGGGAAACTCACcatccaccagagaatccattcaGGATTAAAACGATTTCTATGCACAGACTGTGGGAAAAGCTTTAGGTTGAAGAATAACATGTTgatgcaccagagaatccacacaagaGTGAAGCCTTTTGCATGTTCTGAGTATGATAAACGTTTCACTGAGAGAGGAACATTTGAAAGGCACTGTAGAATCCACACGGGAcagaaaccctttcactgcactgagtgtaataaaagcttcaggcggAAGGCACACCTCACAGTACACCAGAGAGTCcatacaggaatgaaaccctttaactgcactgagtgtaataaaagcttcaggcataAGGCaaccctcacaatacaccagagaatccacacaggactgaaaccctttaactgcactgagtgtaataaaagcttcacacaGAAGGCAATCCTCacagtacaccagagaatccatatgggagtgaaaccatttacatgttccaagtgtggtaaaagttttactGAGAAGAGAACACTCCGAAGACACTGGCAAATCCACACAGaactgaaaccctttcactgcactgagtgtaataaaagcttcagtcggaaggcaaacctcacaatacaccagcgaatccacacaggaataaaACCCTTCaattgtactgagtgtaataaaagcttcagtctgaaggcaaacctcacaatacaccagagaatccacacaggaatgagaccctttaactgtactgagtgtaataaaagcttcagtcggaaggcaGACCTCAcaagacaccagagaatccatacaggaatgaaaccctttaactgtactgagtgtaataaaagcttcagtctgaAGGCAATCCTCACagcacaccagagaatccacatgggagtgaaaccatttacatgttccaagtgtggtaaaagttttactGAGAAGGGAACACTCCGAAGGCACTGGCGAATCCACACAGaactgaaaccctttcactgcactgagtgtaataaaagcttcaatcggaaggcaaacctcacaatacaccagagaatccatacaggagtgaaaccctttaactgtactgagtgtaataaaagcttcagtctgaAGGcatacctcacaaaacaccagagaatccatacaggagtgaaaccctttaactgtactgagtgtaataaaagcttcagtgagAAGGCATACTTCAcaagacaccagagaatccatacaggaatgaaaccctttaactgtactgagtgtaataaaagctttagtcTGAAGGCAACCCTCacagtacaccagagaatccacatg